In Microcoleus sp. AS-A8, one DNA window encodes the following:
- a CDS encoding pentapeptide repeat-containing protein: MTKEAFALQFHHLTQQIMGARTEDLSRLAQIAGVNLCEDFVGVDLSGEDLSGDKLSGANLSRADLSGTNLSRANLNRADLKHSDLSGADLSGADLGGANLRDANLSGANLRGANFRDANLWGANLSGASLISSNLINVNLIGANLSSVNLSNANLRDAKLNGSDLSGANLSHTDLRDASLIHTKIISANLRDANLNEADLRGATLISATLNRINLRDANLIGADFSGADLSEADLSGANLLKANLTRANLRNTNLNGANMSRVNLSGVKLHGANLRSTNLNRANLSNANLCGADFKLANLSLANLTLADVNQTVFAYNLGITEAMRRDLIQRGAIFEDRTGDCSQVVTPC, translated from the coding sequence ATGACTAAGGAAGCATTTGCTTTGCAATTTCACCACCTGACCCAGCAAATTATGGGAGCGAGAACAGAAGACTTATCCCGATTAGCACAAATTGCTGGTGTCAATCTTTGCGAAGATTTTGTGGGCGTTGATCTGAGCGGTGAAGATTTGAGTGGGGATAAATTGAGCGGCGCTAACCTGAGCCGCGCCGATTTGAGTGGTACCAATCTGAGCCGTGCTAATCTCAATCGTGCAGATCTTAAGCATTCGGACTTGAGCGGTGCCGACTTGAGCGGTGCCGACTTGGGCGGTGCTAATTTGAGGGATGCTAATCTAAGCGGTGCTAACCTCAGAGGTGCCAACTTCAGAGATGCCAATCTGTGGGGTGCGAATCTCAGTGGTGCGAGCTTAATCAGTAGCAACTTGATCAATGTCAACTTAATCGGGGCTAACTTAAGCAGCGTTAACTTGAGTAATGCCAATCTCAGGGATGCTAAGCTGAACGGATCTGACTTAAGTGGCGCTAACCTCAGCCATACTGACCTGAGAGATGCCAGTCTAATTCATACCAAGATCATCAGTGCCAATCTGAGGGATGCCAACCTGAACGAGGCTGACTTAAGGGGTGCCACTCTGATTAGCGCTACCCTTAACCGTATCAACTTAAGGGATGCTAACCTAATCGGAGCTGATTTCAGTGGTGCCGACCTGAGTGAAGCAGATTTGAGTGGTGCTAACCTGCTTAAGGCCAATCTAACTCGTGCCAATCTCCGTAACACTAACCTGAATGGCGCAAATATGAGCCGTGTCAATCTCAGTGGCGTTAAACTCCATGGTGCCAATCTCCGCAGCACTAACCTGAACCGTGCCAACCTGAGTAATGCTAATTTGTGTGGTGCTGATTTTAAGCTGGCTAATCTCAGCCTTGCTAATCTGACCCTTGCGGATGTGAACCAGACCGTTTTTGCTTACAATTTGGGGATTACAGAAGCAATGAGGCGGGATTTGATCCAACGAGGAGCCATTTTTGAAGATAGGACAGGCGATTGTTCGCAGGTGGTGACTCCTTGTTGA
- a CDS encoding DUF4332 domain-containing protein gives MYSKPKIQRKATQSCNWSIDQLPGLSPQDHTKLKGLGITTTGQLLQTANTPQLRQSLANQLQIKTQYVNKWVALADLARIPGIGYQYCGLVLHAGVCSVHQLAQTPIHRLHQQILRLQVTMMQRKDLCPHVDQVASWIKQARDLAQKHEV, from the coding sequence ATGTATTCCAAACCCAAAATTCAGCGTAAGGCAACCCAAAGCTGTAACTGGTCGATTGATCAACTACCGGGATTAAGCCCCCAGGATCACACCAAACTCAAAGGATTGGGCATTACAACCACTGGGCAACTCTTACAAACAGCGAACACTCCGCAACTCAGGCAATCACTGGCTAATCAGCTACAAATCAAGACTCAGTATGTGAACAAGTGGGTTGCCCTGGCTGATTTGGCTCGTATACCAGGGATTGGTTACCAATACTGCGGACTCGTACTCCATGCCGGTGTCTGTTCCGTGCATCAACTGGCTCAGACTCCTATCCACCGATTGCATCAACAAATTTTACGTCTGCAAGTGACCATGATGCAGCGCAAAGACCTCTGTCCTCATGTAGACCAAGTAGCATCTTGGATTAAGCAAGCGCGTGATTTAGCTCAAAAGCATGAAGTATAA
- a CDS encoding aminopeptidase P family protein, whose translation METLQHNSTLATTLRERRQRLAKVIDFPAILWSGQRSSRNFPANLYPFRASSHFLYFAGLPLENAAIFLHGGKLELFMDEAPPSSALWHGEMPKREEIAQEIGADAAFPLSELPSRGTEAATIAVQDAITYGQQTQILNRSVALADAAQGIDLELARAIAFLRFCHDAGALSQLRQAAAVTVEAHQAGMRATPTAKLEAEVRGAMEQVILAHNMTDAYGGIVTVHGEVLHNEQYHHPLQPGDLLLADVGAETSMGWASDVTRTWPVTGKFSSTQRDLYDIVLAAHDACIDKIRPGIEYLDIHLLAASVIAQGLVDLGILQGQVSDLVEMDAHALFFPHGVGHLLGLDVHDMEDLGDLAGYEEGRVRSSRFGLCYLRLNRPLKAGMLVTIEPGFYQVPAILHDQQLRSKYQEVVNWERLAQFNDIRGIRIEDDVLVTEEGSEVLTAALPTHADAIEELVQ comes from the coding sequence ATGGAGACTCTACAGCATAACAGTACGCTTGCAACAACCCTGCGAGAGCGCCGTCAACGCCTCGCTAAAGTGATCGATTTCCCCGCTATTCTCTGGTCGGGGCAGCGCAGTTCACGCAATTTTCCGGCCAATCTTTACCCGTTTCGGGCGAGCAGCCACTTCCTTTATTTTGCGGGTCTACCGCTAGAAAATGCGGCAATTTTCCTGCATGGTGGAAAGCTAGAACTGTTTATGGACGAGGCACCTCCAAGCAGTGCTCTCTGGCATGGGGAGATGCCCAAGCGAGAGGAAATCGCTCAAGAGATTGGGGCTGATGCGGCCTTTCCTCTGTCAGAACTGCCATCACGGGGCACAGAGGCGGCGACGATTGCCGTTCAAGATGCCATCACTTATGGGCAACAAACTCAAATCTTAAATCGATCCGTAGCACTAGCCGATGCGGCTCAAGGGATTGACTTGGAGTTAGCCCGTGCGATCGCATTTTTGCGATTTTGTCATGATGCAGGTGCTCTCTCCCAACTACGACAAGCCGCCGCCGTCACCGTAGAAGCTCATCAAGCGGGAATGAGGGCAACCCCGACGGCCAAGTTAGAAGCCGAAGTCAGGGGTGCGATGGAACAGGTAATTCTGGCTCACAACATGACAGATGCCTATGGTGGCATTGTCACGGTTCATGGTGAAGTATTACATAATGAGCAGTATCACCATCCCTTGCAACCGGGAGATTTGCTACTGGCTGATGTTGGGGCTGAAACATCGATGGGCTGGGCGTCTGATGTAACGCGCACTTGGCCTGTTACAGGAAAGTTTTCCTCCACTCAACGCGACCTCTACGATATTGTTTTGGCAGCCCATGATGCCTGTATCGACAAAATTCGCCCAGGAATCGAATATTTAGACATCCATCTGTTGGCGGCATCGGTGATTGCCCAAGGCTTGGTGGATTTAGGCATTCTGCAAGGGCAGGTGTCAGATTTGGTCGAAATGGATGCTCATGCCCTGTTTTTTCCTCACGGTGTGGGTCATCTGCTGGGCTTGGATGTCCATGATATGGAAGATTTGGGAGATTTAGCGGGTTATGAAGAAGGAAGAGTGCGAAGTTCGCGCTTCGGCTTATGCTACCTGCGACTCAATCGACCCTTAAAAGCGGGAATGCTGGTCACGATTGAACCAGGGTTCTATCAAGTCCCGGCAATTTTGCATGACCAACAACTACGCTCAAAATATCAGGAGGTGGTCAATTGGGAGCGTCTTGCCCAGTTTAACGATATTCGAGGCATTCGCATTGAAGATGATGTTTTGGTCACTGAGGAGGGTAGCGAAGTACTCACAGCCGCTTTGCCAACTCATGCGGATGCGATCGAGGAATTAGTCCAGTAA
- a CDS encoding MOSC N-terminal beta barrel domain-containing protein, producing MPDLAWIFIYPIKSLDGVAVTQARVLKSGALQYDREFAIVDEQGRFVNSKRNPKVHLLRSSFDLDARTVSLQIQGTEQAQVFHLDDERTALEAWLSHYFGKTVKLQQNIFQGFPDDTNAPGPTVISTATIETVAGWFSEISTDEMRRRLRANVEIANVPPFWEDQLFGEADKIIQFQIGSVRFEGINPCQRCVVPTRDSITGEASPEFQKIFVAKRQESLPSWVAASRFNHFYRLSVNTRIPESQAEQILQVGNEVKIQGTVKA from the coding sequence ATGCCTGATCTTGCCTGGATTTTCATTTATCCCATCAAGTCCTTAGATGGTGTTGCCGTCACCCAAGCCAGGGTGCTCAAAAGTGGTGCTCTGCAATATGACCGAGAGTTTGCCATTGTTGACGAGCAAGGGCGATTCGTCAATAGCAAGCGTAATCCTAAAGTTCACTTACTGCGATCATCTTTTGACCTCGATGCTCGGACTGTTTCCCTACAAATCCAAGGTACAGAGCAAGCGCAAGTTTTTCACCTCGATGACGAACGAACGGCACTAGAAGCGTGGTTGAGTCACTATTTCGGCAAAACTGTAAAGTTACAACAGAACATTTTTCAAGGGTTTCCTGACGATACCAACGCTCCTGGGCCAACTGTAATTAGTACCGCCACGATAGAAACAGTAGCAGGTTGGTTTTCTGAAATCAGCACAGATGAAATGCGACGACGCCTACGAGCCAATGTTGAAATTGCCAATGTTCCGCCTTTTTGGGAAGACCAATTATTTGGCGAAGCGGATAAGATCATTCAGTTTCAAATCGGCTCGGTTCGGTTTGAAGGCATCAATCCTTGTCAGCGTTGTGTCGTACCCACACGAGATTCAATCACGGGCGAAGCCTCTCCAGAGTTTCAAAAAATCTTTGTCGCCAAACGTCAAGAAAGCTTACCTTCATGGGTAGCCGCCTCTCGCTTCAATCACTTCTACCGCCTCAGTGTCAACACACGCATACCAGAATCCCAAGCCGAACAGATTTTACAGGTAGGAAATGAAGTCAAGATTCAAGGTACAGTAAAAGCCTAA
- a CDS encoding pentapeptide repeat-containing protein yields MIDTIDEQSLQELQDLIQCVITAETDNLSEIVKIARLNPAEDFAGADLRNTSLRGAILGNANLSGTNFSGANIRGAILIEANLSEANLSEADLSHANLMRANLSESNLNHANLSYANLIVANLLRADLSEADLRGANLGGAELSQANLGGANLGGANLCGSSLGATNLSGVNLIRADLRYAVLIRANVCLADLICADLRSTSLCGADLIGADLSLANLSGANLSGANLSGANLSGANLSGANLSSANLSDSKRRGVTVKNALFSRNLGICEQTQLDLIRQGAIFQGGKGERERYSLANL; encoded by the coding sequence ATGATTGACACGATTGACGAACAGTCGCTCCAGGAACTGCAAGACCTGATCCAATGTGTAATCACAGCAGAAACCGACAATCTTTCAGAGATCGTGAAAATTGCGCGTCTCAATCCTGCTGAAGATTTTGCTGGAGCTGATCTGAGAAATACCAGCCTCAGGGGTGCAATCCTGGGTAATGCTAACCTCAGTGGGACTAACTTCAGTGGTGCCAACATTAGAGGTGCCATTCTGATCGAGGCCAACTTGAGCGAGGCCAACTTGAGTGAGGCTGATTTGAGCCATGCCAACCTCATGCGGGCCAACCTGAGCGAATCCAACTTGAATCACGCTAATTTGAGCTATGCAAATTTGATTGTTGCCAATTTGCTCCGTGCTGACTTGAGCGAAGCTGATTTGAGAGGAGCCAACTTGGGCGGAGCAGAACTGAGCCAAGCTAACTTGGGCGGGGCCAATCTGGGAGGAGCCAACCTGTGTGGTTCTAGCTTGGGTGCGACCAACCTCAGCGGGGTTAACTTGATTCGGGCTGATTTGCGCTATGCCGTCTTAATTCGTGCCAACGTCTGCTTAGCAGATCTCATTTGTGCCGATTTACGCTCAACTAGCTTGTGTGGAGCCGATCTGATCGGAGCTGATCTGAGCCTTGCCAATCTCAGTGGTGCCAATCTCAGTGGTGCCAATCTCAGTGGTGCCAATCTCAGTGGTGCCAATCTCAGTGGTGCCAATCTCAGTAGTGCCAATCTCAGTGACAGCAAGCGGCGAGGTGTCACGGTCAAAAACGCTCTGTTCTCTAGAAATTTAGGCATTTGCGAGCAAACACAACTGGATTTAATTCGTCAAGGGGCAATTTTTCAGGGGGGGAAGGGTGAACGCGAGCGCTACAGCTTGGCTAATCTGTGA
- a CDS encoding PAS domain S-box protein, whose product MNSLLQQLLSLRQIEYLVVDRELNILETSLGVKKFADCPQEVKPTKPVCLGFPELVGVEDILLAILEGRKDSFELKGIGRFSPQGHSLYLDLYVLKPQNIQDLGNRLVIFIENVTDRMVLEQKFVQRSNEVTLLLEAWDSSNEYLNKILQSLANALLVTTRSGIIKMVNQSANNLFGYSKEELIGTQLSKLIIEYNLLLEASQQYFLAQEFSREVEVVGLTKQGTQVALTFSCSAIQTNRENIPDYIYVGRKISKRQ is encoded by the coding sequence ATGAATTCTCTCTTGCAGCAACTATTATCTCTTCGCCAAATTGAATATTTGGTTGTGGATCGGGAGTTGAATATTTTAGAGACATCCTTAGGAGTCAAGAAGTTTGCCGATTGTCCTCAGGAAGTTAAACCGACAAAACCTGTCTGTCTCGGCTTTCCAGAACTGGTTGGAGTCGAAGATATTCTCCTTGCTATCCTGGAAGGGCGAAAGGATAGTTTTGAGTTAAAAGGTATTGGACGCTTCTCCCCACAAGGCCACTCATTGTATCTGGATCTTTATGTACTTAAACCTCAAAATATACAAGATTTAGGGAATCGGTTAGTTATTTTTATTGAAAACGTTACTGACAGAATGGTTTTGGAACAAAAATTCGTTCAAAGATCGAATGAAGTCACCCTTTTGTTAGAGGCTTGGGATTCTTCCAATGAATATTTAAATAAAATCCTCCAATCTCTGGCTAATGCTTTATTGGTAACGACCCGATCAGGAATTATTAAAATGGTCAATCAATCGGCTAACAACTTATTTGGGTATAGCAAAGAGGAATTGATTGGCACGCAACTTTCTAAGCTGATCATTGAATACAATCTATTATTAGAAGCCAGTCAACAATATTTTTTAGCCCAAGAATTTTCGCGGGAGGTAGAAGTGGTCGGTCTGACCAAACAGGGAACACAGGTCGCGCTCACATTCTCCTGCTCAGCCATTCAAACTAATAGAGAGAACATCCCAGACTACATTTATGTGGGTCGGAAGATTAGCAAACGCCAGTGA
- a CDS encoding Uma2 family endonuclease: MLRQPEQCIQLSGISWQTYQTLLAELSERRLRLTYNRGILEIMAPSPEHELYKKLASRFVETIAEELRISIYPLGSMTFNRSDLTMGLEPDECFYIQNQSAVKGKRKIDLTQDPPPDLAIEIDITSSAKSRLEVFAHIGVPEIWRYDGIFLTLYKLQNKTYVPSQQSLSFPTLYIDKVDHFLLQAGVVDYLELVSSFRRWVKSQIRQQ; the protein is encoded by the coding sequence ATGCTCAGGCAACCAGAACAATGTATCCAGCTATCGGGTATTAGTTGGCAGACCTATCAAACGTTGTTAGCGGAACTGAGCGAACGTCGATTACGCCTTACTTACAATCGTGGCATCCTCGAAATCATGGCTCCCTCACCAGAGCATGAGCTTTACAAAAAGTTAGCTAGTCGCTTTGTCGAAACCATCGCTGAAGAACTGAGGATTAGTATCTATCCTCTGGGTTCCATGACGTTCAACCGTTCAGACCTGACTATGGGTCTAGAACCGGATGAATGTTTTTACATTCAGAATCAAAGTGCGGTTAAAGGCAAAAGGAAAATTGACCTGACTCAAGATCCGCCACCTGATTTGGCGATCGAAATCGATATCACCAGTAGTGCCAAAAGCCGCTTAGAAGTTTTTGCCCATATCGGTGTTCCGGAAATCTGGCGCTACGACGGCATATTTCTGACCCTCTACAAGCTGCAAAATAAGACCTATGTTCCATCCCAGCAAAGTCTTAGTTTTCCAACTTTGTATATAGACAAAGTTGACCATTTTCTGCTTCAGGCTGGAGTCGTGGACTATTTAGAGCTAGTTAGCTCCTTTCGACGCTGGGTTAAAAGCCAGATTCGACAACAATAA
- a CDS encoding DUF3288 family protein, translating into MASAAENKDQQHPQQKNDQEIVERLLREEPSERHYAELARLRIRYCSFPGAREIQQNLDAILQRWQMTEEQLFELTRQIHATGQVYKRGNNSQGQDDWS; encoded by the coding sequence ATGGCTTCAGCCGCAGAAAATAAAGACCAGCAACATCCTCAACAGAAGAACGACCAAGAAATTGTTGAGCGTCTCTTACGAGAAGAACCTAGTGAACGCCATTATGCAGAACTCGCCCGATTACGGATTCGCTATTGTAGTTTTCCAGGTGCGAGAGAGATTCAACAAAACTTGGACGCTATTCTCCAACGTTGGCAGATGACGGAAGAACAGCTATTTGAGTTGACCCGTCAGATCCATGCAACGGGTCAAGTTTACAAACGTGGTAACAACTCACAAGGGCAAGATGATTGGAGTTAG
- a CDS encoding FHA domain-containing protein produces the protein MPTQPNQNHLLIIEDEKGRREFPLEEAVYSIGRDPSSDIRLFSQFVSRHHATLVRRQREDGGHYYQIVDGNLKGKPSANGLLINGRKLQAHDLENEDEIVFGPQVSAKYYLLRQTINPTGPLDEFDITLISPGMIDEFED, from the coding sequence ATGCCTACACAACCCAATCAAAACCATTTATTGATTATTGAAGACGAGAAGGGACGTAGAGAATTTCCCTTAGAAGAGGCCGTATATTCTATCGGCAGAGACCCCAGTTCTGATATCCGTCTATTCTCTCAGTTTGTCTCTCGCCATCACGCGACTTTGGTGCGACGGCAGCGCGAAGATGGCGGTCACTACTATCAGATTGTGGATGGCAATCTCAAAGGGAAACCCAGTGCCAACGGACTTTTGATTAATGGTCGCAAACTCCAAGCCCACGATCTTGAAAATGAGGACGAGATTGTGTTTGGTCCGCAGGTGAGTGCCAAATATTACCTGCTCAGACAAACTATCAATCCAACGGGGCCACTTGATGAGTTTGACATTACCCTGATCAGTCCTGGAATGATAGACGAGTTTGAAGATTAA
- a CDS encoding GTP-binding protein yields MTSTISKKICMLGDFSVGKTSLIRRFVDRQFSDQYLSTVGVKISRKTVECQLFEQKKQVNIQLLIWDLEGNTKFKAVTPTYLQGASSAVVVADINRQVTIDHISDHIQCFLSVNPKGFVIVALNKSDLIDEETRKKYLESIAMKAPDKIIATYSTSAKTGLCVDEIFQKLAYQML; encoded by the coding sequence ATGACTTCAACAATATCAAAAAAAATCTGCATGTTGGGCGATTTTAGTGTAGGTAAGACCAGCTTGATTCGCCGTTTTGTAGATCGTCAATTTAGTGATCAATATCTTTCCACAGTCGGTGTGAAAATTTCTAGAAAGACGGTTGAATGCCAATTATTTGAACAGAAAAAACAGGTGAATATACAACTTCTAATCTGGGATTTAGAAGGAAATACTAAATTTAAGGCAGTGACTCCTACATATTTGCAGGGCGCTAGTAGTGCAGTGGTTGTTGCAGATATTAACCGTCAGGTAACTATCGATCATATTTCCGATCATATCCAATGCTTTTTATCGGTTAACCCTAAGGGTTTTGTCATCGTTGCTTTAAACAAATCAGACTTAATAGATGAAGAAACTCGAAAAAAATATTTAGAAAGTATTGCGATGAAGGCTCCCGATAAAATAATAGCCACCTATTCAACTTCAGCTAAGACAGGTTTATGCGTTGATGAAATTTTCCAAAAACTAGCCTACCAAATGCTCTAA
- a CDS encoding pentapeptide repeat-containing protein, protein MSDDQSRLDLQILIQRIVETETDNLEQLATLAGLNLAEDFAEADLSGTDLSQADLIEADFRGCNLRGADLRGAHLQGADLRGTDLRGAHLDNANLRGANLRGANLKGADLKSTQLHTANLSDTNLSETILCSANLRGADLRGADIRDANLQGVSLSDAKLRGANLGRVNLSHANLKGAYLRRAYLGGADLRGAEIDGADLTEADLSEAKLNCAKLRGTNLKAANLSLADLSDVNLIRANLSSADLMRANLRDADLIRTNLSGADLRGADLSLADLSLANLCLANLGSANLIRANLSIAELCGANLSDANLSEADLRGADVENAQFARNLGISAQTQRVLLRRGAIFEDSTSERSEVLAPH, encoded by the coding sequence ATGAGTGATGACCAATCTCGACTGGATCTGCAAATCCTGATCCAGCGAATTGTAGAAACAGAAACAGACAATCTGGAGCAACTCGCAACCCTGGCGGGTCTCAATCTTGCTGAAGATTTTGCCGAAGCTGACTTGAGCGGTACTGATTTGAGTCAAGCCGATCTGATTGAGGCTGATTTTAGAGGTTGCAACCTGAGGGGAGCTGATCTTAGAGGTGCTCATCTCCAAGGTGCTGACCTCAGGGGGACGGATCTTAGGGGTGCTCATCTTGACAATGCCAACCTTAGAGGTGCCAACCTTAGAGGTGCCAACCTTAAGGGCGCTGACCTCAAGAGTACTCAGTTACACACTGCGAACCTGAGCGATACCAACCTCAGCGAAACGATACTTTGTAGTGCCAATCTCAGAGGTGCCGACCTGAGGGGGGCCGATATCAGGGATGCTAACCTTCAAGGGGTGAGCTTAAGCGATGCCAAACTCCGGGGAGCCAACTTGGGTCGTGTGAACCTGAGCCATGCCAACCTTAAAGGAGCCTATCTGAGGCGTGCCTACCTTGGCGGTGCTGATCTTAGAGGTGCCGAGATCGATGGGGCAGATCTCACCGAAGCCGACCTGAGCGAAGCCAAGCTAAATTGTGCCAAATTAAGGGGAACGAACCTTAAGGCGGCTAATTTGAGTCTTGCCGATTTGAGTGATGTCAACCTCATCCGTGCCAACCTGAGTAGTGCCGACCTTATGCGCGCCAACCTCAGGGATGCGGACTTAATCCGTACCAACCTGAGCGGTGCGGATCTCAGGGGTGCCGACTTGAGTCTTGCCGACTTGAGCCTTGCCAACCTCTGCCTTGCTAACTTAGGCAGTGCCAACTTGATTCGTGCCAACCTGAGCATTGCTGAATTGTGTGGTGCTAACCTCAGCGATGCCAACCTCAGCGAGGCAGACTTGAGGGGGGCGGATGTCGAGAATGCTCAGTTTGCTAGGAATTTAGGAATTTCTGCTCAGACACAACGTGTCTTGCTGCGGCGGGGGGCAATTTTTGAAGATTCAACGAGTGAGCGATCGGAAGTTCTAGCGCCTCATTAA
- a CDS encoding TetR/AcrR family transcriptional regulator: MRILNRPPQSETETRQRILQAAQHLFAKRGYDGTTTRDLASAAGVAEGTLFRHFENKKAILIEVATQGWIEILTDLLTELSEMGSYKAVAQVMRRRMMRMHENADMMKVCFMEAQFHPELRDRIQSEVIIKMTDVAEAFFQTAMDRGIYRRVNPKIVAQVFLGMFAVAGFSHETIMEPGASPKQMQEMAEGIADIFLNGVLTKD, from the coding sequence ATGCGAATTTTAAATCGGCCTCCTCAGTCAGAAACAGAGACAAGGCAGCGCATCCTCCAAGCGGCACAGCATTTATTTGCGAAGCGGGGGTATGACGGTACAACAACCCGTGACTTAGCAAGTGCAGCAGGAGTAGCAGAAGGTACCCTATTTCGCCATTTTGAGAACAAAAAGGCAATCTTAATTGAGGTAGCCACTCAAGGCTGGATAGAAATTCTTACCGATTTGCTGACAGAACTCAGCGAAATGGGTAGCTATAAAGCGGTGGCACAGGTGATGCGGCGGCGGATGATGCGAATGCATGAGAATGCCGATATGATGAAGGTTTGCTTCATGGAGGCGCAGTTTCATCCGGAGTTGCGCGATCGCATTCAGTCAGAAGTGATTATTAAAATGACAGATGTTGCTGAAGCCTTTTTCCAAACCGCAATGGATCGAGGCATTTATCGACGTGTCAACCCCAAAATAGTCGCGCAGGTCTTTTTGGGAATGTTTGCCGTTGCAGGTTTCAGTCATGAGACGATTATGGAGCCAGGAGCATCCCCCAAACAGATGCAAGAAATGGCAGAAGGGATTGCAGATATTTTCCTTAATGGCGTGTTAACCAAAGATTAG